The following is a genomic window from Pedobacter sp. KBS0701.
AATAACGGGTAATAATATAGCTGCCCAAAAGGCCAGGGTTTTTCTGGATTTGTAAAATTCTGATACTAAGGAAATATAAAGAGCGTGCATGTTAATTGGTTTTAGTAATATCCAGGAATAAATTTTCGAGATCTTTTCGTTGCTGATAAAGACTGCTCACCGTAAAACCATTTTGGATCAGTAATGTATTTAGTTCTCCACTTTTTTGCGAAGAAGCAAATGGTATAGTAATTATCTTATCGGTTTTTGATACGATTTCATATCCCTGTTTTACTAATAAGGCACTTGCATTTTCAATATTGTCAACCTGGATTTCGAGCATGGGTTTGCTCAATAAATGAAGTTCTCCAATCGTACCCTGAAATAATAATTGGCCTTTATTTATAATGCCAACATGGGTTGCTGTTCTTTCTATTTCTGCCAATAAGTGGCTTGAAACCAATATTGTTTTTTGGTGTTTTGTGGCTAAATCGATCATAAGGTTCCGAATCTCGATAATCCCATTTGGATCTAAGCCATTGGTAGGCTCATCCAATAGAAGTAATTCCGGATCTGAAATTAGTGCCTGCGCAATGCCAAGCCTTTGTTTCATGCCTAACGAATATTTGTTGGCTTTTTTATTTGCTGCTTCTGCCAGGCCCACCAGCGACAGCATTTCATCAGCTTTTGATTTTTTAATGCCTAACAAGATACAACGGTTAACCAGATTTTCTTTTCCTGTTAAGTGACCATAAATGGCTGGTTGTTCTACTAAAGCACCTATGCGTTTAAGAATCGCTATACGATTATTGTTTATTTCCTTGCCAAATATAAAAACCTGATCGGATGGCGACTTCAGCAGGTTCAGCAGGATTTTTATAGTGGTTGTTTTGCCAGCCCCATTCGGGCCTAAAAAACCATATATGCTCCCTTTCGGGACTTGTAAGGATAAATCTTTTACTATGGCCTGGTTGCCGAAGTTAAAGTTTAGACCTACGGTTTCGATAGCGTAATTACCCATTATTCCTATTTGAAAATGGCAGTTGCCTGTTTCACAACAGAACCAGATGGTTTTGTTGTTTTTACAGCTATTTCTGCATCATTCTGATTGGTGTTAACGGTAAGCGTTAAAATAATCATCATAAATACAGGTAATAATAAAAGTAAAAATGGCGATGTGTTTGCTAACTTTTTCATGATCGATAGTTTTATTTGAGAGGTTGAGAAAAGACCATCAGTAATTACTGTTTGATTTTTTAAGTTGATTACTGATGATGTTTTCATTTTGTTTTCGTTTTGATGATTCAAAGAAACTCAAGAAAAATAACCTGCTAAAATCTATTATACCAAGTGTTCAAGATTCTAGATCAACAGACATTTTTGGCGTTTGTCGATAAAATTTGCCTATTGGGCCGTTGGTAGAAAAAAAAAGCCCGTTGGTAGATTGTGTAAGTAAATCGATAAAACTTTATTTATTTTGGATGCATGAAAAAAGCGGTTCTAAAATATATATGGGCAGCTGTTATTTCTGGTAAAACAATTTGTAATGAAAGAAGGTAAGGGAGCTTTAATATTGCACAGTATTTTCTGGGCAACTATATTAATAGGTGCAGTTGTTATCGTGATAACAACTGGCTCTGGAATAACGCTGAAGCGGGAGTTCATCTCATTTGGTGTATTTGGAATCCTAAATGTTTCACTTTTCTACATCAACTACATTTTTTTAATTCCTGAACTCATTAAGAGAAGAAAAAAGTATTGGCTTTATGTTTTTGCTTTTTTTCTGATGATTGCAGTTTTTGCCTTAATTAAGACAGTTGTTGCAGTTTTATATCCATCAGATATGATGATGGTGAGAGGTGGAAAGGCAGAATATAATGTGAATGAATATTTTGCAGGTAAAGCTTTTGTTGGCGGCTTTTTTATGATCAGTAGCTGTATTATCAAGTTTACTATTGATTGGTTTGGAAGCGAAAGGATTCAGCGTAATTTAGAAAGTGAGCGTCGCGAAATGGAACTTCAGTTTTTAAAATCGCAGTTAAACCCTCATTTTCTTTTTAATTCGCTTAACAATATCTATTCGCTGGCTTATCAGAAATCAGATAAAACAGCCGATGCCATTATGAAGCTCTCAGAAATTATGCGCTACATGATTTACGAAAGCAACACGCCAACCGTAGCGTTAAGTAAGGAGGTAGATTATTTAACCAGTTATATCGAACTGCAAAAAATTAGGTTTAAAGATGGGGCCTATATAGAGCTTACCTTAAACGGCGAAATTGATAATCAAAAAATTGTTCCTCTAATGTTGATTTCGTTTGTAGAAAATGCATTTAAGCATGGCGTAGTAACTGATCCTGCAGAACCAGTTAAAATCAATATCATTGCCAATCAGAAAATTTTGCATTTTAGTGTAGTGAATAAAAAGAACCAGCAGAATAAAGATGCACAGGGAGGAGTTGGTTTAACCAATGTAGAACGGCGGTTACAATTGGTTTATCCTGATAGATATAAATTAAATGTTGTAAATTCGGCTACTCATTATACCTGTGAACTGATGATTGACATATAATCCGATAACTAACCATAAACCGGATAATAAATCATTAATTAAATAATAACCTAAAATGAACTTAAACTGTATTGTTGTTGATGATGAGCCTCTAGCGCTTGATATTTTACAGGATTATATATCTAAAGTACCTTTTTTAACTATGGTTAAAAGATGCGAAAATCCTATTGAAGCTTTGCAGATTGTTCAGGGCGGAGGGATTGATCTTGTGTTTTTAGATATTCAGATGCCTGAGTTAACCGGAATCCAGTTTTTAAAAATTGCCGGCAATAAATGCCACTACATATTAACTACCGCTTACCCGCAGTACGCTTTAGAAAGTTACGACCTGAATGTTTCTGATTACCTGTTAAAGCCAATTGCATTCGACCGTTTTTATAAAGCGGTAGAAAAAGTTCACAATCAGGTAAAGCCGGTTGAAACGCCTGCCAGTGTGGCCCAGCCGATTATTACGCCAGCACCATTTTCAGGTGCACCAAACCCGGTTCAGGATTATATTTTTGTAAAAACGGAACATAAGATTCAAAAAATCTATCTGCACGATATTTTATTCATAGAAGGCTTAAAAGATTACATTTCGATATTTACAAAGGACGAACGTGTAATTACGCTTCAGAGCATGAAGAAGATGGAAGAAGCTTTGCCTCAAAGTCAGTTTATCCGGGTGCATAAATCTTATATTGTGGCGGTTGATAAGATTGAAAGTATTGAGCGTAGCCGCATTACCATTAACCAAAAAATTATCCCGGTTGGAGATACTTACCGCGATGAATTTTTCAGGGTGATTGGGAACAAAAATATTTAGAGCGATTGGCTTTAGGCGTCTAGCGCTTGACCGGTTAACCACTGTGTTGCGACGAATTTCACAGAAACAACGAATATTTTACGAGAATCTGTTTAGATAGATCTCTCCATTTCGCTGCGCTATAGTCGAGATGACGACCGTTCTATGGAATTCTATCTATGGTAGCGGAGTCGAAGAATACTTAAGGTGATTAATTAAAATTACAAACTAGCAGGCTGCGGCATCGGCTGACCTAGAACTTTCCTGATCTCGTTTTCTACTTCCAAAGTAATATCATTTGCAGTTTTTGCGCCAGGTTCTATTGGCTTTAAAACCGTCCATTTTAAGGCATTTCCTGTGGTTAACGGAAACATACCAAAGCGGACAATTTTCCACGAATTTTCTATGGCCACCGGAACCACTAAAGCATTAGGTACAACTTTTAATATGGTAGCAATACCGCCAAATTGGAAAGTTTTTAACTGACCATCTTTTGCCCGGGTTCCCTCCGGGAAAATAACAGTACTCCAGTTATTCTCTTTCATTCTGCGGCCAAGCTTGATGATTTCAGAGATGGCCTGTTTGTTGTCTTTCCTGTTGATGTTTGCACCGCCACCTAAACGCAGGTTAATGGATATTGACGGAATGCCTTTGGTAAGCTCAATTTTAGAGATGAATTTTGCACTGTGTTTTCTTAAAAACCAAATTAACGAAGGGATATCGTACATGCTCTGGTGGTTCGCGGCAAATATAATTGGTCTATCTGTTGGTAAATCGTATTCATTTTTAAAACTGATTGAATTGAATAAAAAGACCTGGC
Proteins encoded in this region:
- a CDS encoding ABC transporter ATP-binding protein is translated as MGNYAIETVGLNFNFGNQAIVKDLSLQVPKGSIYGFLGPNGAGKTTTIKILLNLLKSPSDQVFIFGKEINNNRIAILKRIGALVEQPAIYGHLTGKENLVNRCILLGIKKSKADEMLSLVGLAEAANKKANKYSLGMKQRLGIAQALISDPELLLLDEPTNGLDPNGIIEIRNLMIDLATKHQKTILVSSHLLAEIERTATHVGIINKGQLLFQGTIGELHLLSKPMLEIQVDNIENASALLVKQGYEIVSKTDKIITIPFASSQKSGELNTLLIQNGFTVSSLYQQRKDLENLFLDITKTN
- a CDS encoding sensor histidine kinase, which produces MKEGKGALILHSIFWATILIGAVVIVITTGSGITLKREFISFGVFGILNVSLFYINYIFLIPELIKRRKKYWLYVFAFFLMIAVFALIKTVVAVLYPSDMMMVRGGKAEYNVNEYFAGKAFVGGFFMISSCIIKFTIDWFGSERIQRNLESERREMELQFLKSQLNPHFLFNSLNNIYSLAYQKSDKTADAIMKLSEIMRYMIYESNTPTVALSKEVDYLTSYIELQKIRFKDGAYIELTLNGEIDNQKIVPLMLISFVENAFKHGVVTDPAEPVKINIIANQKILHFSVVNKKNQQNKDAQGGVGLTNVERRLQLVYPDRYKLNVVNSATHYTCELMIDI
- a CDS encoding LytTR family DNA-binding domain-containing protein: MNLNCIVVDDEPLALDILQDYISKVPFLTMVKRCENPIEALQIVQGGGIDLVFLDIQMPELTGIQFLKIAGNKCHYILTTAYPQYALESYDLNVSDYLLKPIAFDRFYKAVEKVHNQVKPVETPASVAQPIITPAPFSGAPNPVQDYIFVKTEHKIQKIYLHDILFIEGLKDYISIFTKDERVITLQSMKKMEEALPQSQFIRVHKSYIVAVDKIESIERSRITINQKIIPVGDTYRDEFFRVIGNKNI
- a CDS encoding 1-acyl-sn-glycerol-3-phosphate acyltransferase is translated as MSKLFGYILSPVFYIFFGLTLCIFHPIQWLCFKLFGYKAHKVSVDILNFFLTYCQVFLFNSISFKNEYDLPTDRPIIFAANHQSMYDIPSLIWFLRKHSAKFISKIELTKGIPSISINLRLGGGANINRKDNKQAISEIIKLGRRMKENNWSTVIFPEGTRAKDGQLKTFQFGGIATILKVVPNALVVPVAIENSWKIVRFGMFPLTTGNALKWTVLKPIEPGAKTANDITLEVENEIRKVLGQPMPQPASL